One window from the genome of Helicoverpa zea isolate HzStark_Cry1AcR chromosome 6, ilHelZeax1.1, whole genome shotgun sequence encodes:
- the LOC124630897 gene encoding dual specificity protein phosphatase 19: MSFLNELQKRKNVLKKTETVVTKVDGQRYVEKDSVVTAICPNTYGFVVDTKPDNVPALISDHVYIGSQDCTASNVIEAYNIKHVLSLGINVDIAVSNKVINCLDLPETDIKEVLLESLPYIRQAVDSKENVLVHCNAGVSRTSMVAIAYLMHYENMHFENAYDLVKSKRPAIQPNDGFRKQLKAMQPGQII, encoded by the coding sequence ATGAGTTTCCTCAACGAACTGCAGAAACGCAAAAATGTGCTGAAGAAAACAGAAACGGTTGTCACTAAAGTCGACGGCCAACGGTACGTCGAGAAAGACTCCGTAGTAACGGCTATATGTCCTAACACTTACGGATTTGTAGTAGACACGAAACCTGACAATGTTCCCGCGTTAATATCGGACCATGTGTACATAGGATCACAGGATTGTACAGCTAGCAATGTCATAGAGGCTTATAATATTAAACATGTGCTTAGTTTAGGCATAAATGTTGATATAGCAGTCAGTAATAAGGTCATTAACTGCTTAGATTTACCTGAAACAGATATCAAGGAGgtattattagaaagtttgccATACATTCGTCAGGCTGTAGATTCCAAAGAGAATGTTCTAGTTCATTGCAATGCGGGCGTTTCCCGAACCTCTATGGTGGCTATAGCTTATCTAATGCACTATGAAAACATGCATTTTGAAAACGCTTATGATTTAGTGAAAAGTAAAAGGCCTGCTATACAGCCTAATGATGGATTTAGAAAACAATTGAAGGCTATGCAGCCTGGACAAATAATATAG
- the LOC124631287 gene encoding protein melted isoform X2, whose product MHELLKHVLTERDLTRAGDIFAIPDADIVDDLNEVLKQITEISSRADYCRNDRDQALIEICVARVTSCVKETSTLDKYCGALVALLESCLHHNLMPLGHLRDDDPPHAKIASDIIACIVLSDKENYANKSVMELFLPVAVQFLHKGNREISRHMARYLSLAAVHHAVLLKPHVQTIMDSIMSGNYPLCRILTNLYEVSPEPLEGHAPALVSLLPHAEPVEKSSLFALFEQMAARKPEALKTCVPQLLSYLCPNTASQNDPGCMCVDILQVIACLSRSRVSLVLEHSAAVRRAARPPHAAPAAVTRAANILTQLGYTSRERAQEALNFVVSVLSVGERGQQAALLRDATSLCSAFPALFTDNLLTAVRANTGNRPKSGSSQSEVNRTSTGITIVRLGGTQTPANTTSAAATSTTSGNTTSANSAANAAGAGPGAAPGGYARRAKLGDSRSTGRLHPGPAPHRSMTRLNVAGGSVGGLHKSMTRLSSSQQINTPPNGTTNTVSNSKPSSSSSGVVGRSSGAITVTSISPPRVLRPTPRSHHHHNILIGAPTTTNNQTIISGPPLATQSISVNPLTSGKSSDGLTPITSSVSIQHSNTALGTVSVVTSSAQPGSGPIAVSPSSPVAISGPVTVTSRRANNTSVTMINTNNGTSASNHRISVFEPYPMRDTVQHFCEKHLDKIKAYMDNVSLRLPPPAKCTIEERRSKKQARLQFACGRRGLHCLYARALFSMRTRAPRVWIHLMFLALQARHDAALSSRDPTVASLKHCWDILKCENKTFLTLVTGAFPGIKEQEMLLNELRAAGFFDVFEVVARRNDGAALPPTQATWGCFLCTHPERAVGFLAADGAPVIEGQLKEKKGRWRLFRRWRTRYFTLSGAHLSCKGSSGGESIDINQIRSVKVSRGARNIPKAFEIFTGDQTLILKPKDGKNAEEWVQCLSIAVAHSQARDAPAKANSLPARGLTLKSF is encoded by the exons ATGCACGAGCTACTGAAGCATGTGCTGACGGAGCGGGACCTCACCCGCGCCGGCGACATCTTCGCGATCCCAGACGCTGACATCGTCGACGACCTCAACGAAGTG TTAAAACAAATAACGGAGATTTCTTCACGGGCGGACTACTGTCGGAACGACCGAGACCAGGCTCTGATAGAGATATGTGTTGCGAGAGTCACATCATGTGTGAAGGAGACAAGCACCCTGGACAAGTACTGTGGAGCCCTCGTGGCGCTGTTGGAGTCCTGCCTGCACCACAACCTGATGCCGCTTGGACACCTCCGGGATGATGATCCACCTCATGCTAAGATTGCTTCGGATATTATAGCATGCATTGTTTTG TCTGACAAAGAGAACTACGCGAACAAGAGCGTGATGGAACTCTTCCTGCCGGTAGCCGTGCAGTTCCTACACAAGGGCAACCGCGAGATCTCCCGGCACATGGCGCGCTACCTGTCACTCGCGGCGGTGCACCATGCCGTGCTGCTGAAGCCGCATGTGCAGACCATCATGGACTCCATCATGTCTG GTAACTATCCCCTCTGCCGAATCTTAACGAACTTATACGAAGTGTCCCCGGAGCCTCTCGAAGGCCACGCCCCCGCGCTGGTGTCGCTCCTCCCCCACGCGGAGCCCGTGGAGAAGAGCTCGTTGTTCGCTCTGTTCGAGCAAATGGCGGCTAGGAAGCCCGAAGCGCTGAAGACTTGTGTGCCTCAGTTGTTGTCGTACCTGTGTCCTAATACAGCCAGCCAGAATGACCCGGGGTGTATGTGTGTCGATATATTGCAG GTGATAGCCTGCCTGAGCCGCAGCCGCGTGTCGCTGGTGCTGGAGCACTCCGCCGCCGTGCGTCGCGCCGCCCGGCCGCCGCACGCCGCGCCGGCAGCCGTCACGCGAGCCGCTAACATACTGACGCAGCTCGGATATACCAGTCGG GAGCGTGCACAAGAGGCGCTAAACTTCGTGGTGTCAGTGCTGTCGGTGGGCGAGCGCGGACAGCAGGCGGCGCTGCTGCGCGACGCCACGTCGCTGTGCTCCGCCTTCCCCGCGCTCTTCACCGACAACCTGCTCACCGCCGTGCGGGCCAACACCGG GAACCGTCCAAAATCCGGGTCAAGTCAGAGCGAAGTGAATCGAACGTCTACGGGAATTACCATCGTACGGCTTGGCGGCACTCAGACACCAGCGAACACGACCAGTGCTGCTGCTACCAGTACCACGAGTGGCAATACCACCAGTGCTAATAGTGCGGCCAATGCTGCGGGGGCGGGGCCGGGGGCGGCGCCGGGCGGGTACGCGCGACGAGCTAAGCTGGGTGATTCGCGCAGCACGGGCCGCCTGCATCCCGGCCCCGCCCCGCACCGCAGCATGACACGACTCAACGTCGCAG GTGGATCAGTTGGCGGTCTTCACAAAAGTATGACGCGGTTGTCATCGTCCCAGCAAATTAATACGCCACCGAATGGGACTACTAATACAG TATCGAACAGCAAGCCGTCGTCGTCGTCTAGCGGCGTGGTGGGCAGGTCGAGTGGAGCTATCACAGTGACGAGCATCTCTCCCCCGCGGGTGCTGCGTCCCACGCCGCGCTCGCATCATCACCACAATATACTGATCGGAGCACCCACTACCACG AACAACCAAACAATAATATCAGGGCCGCCTCTAGCAACGCAATCAATATCAGTGAACCCGCTCACATCAGGCAAGTCATCAGACGGCCTCACGCCCATCACATCATCCGTGTCGATTCAGCACTCAAACACCGCACTGGGCACGGTGTCAGTAGTGACGTCATCCGCGCAGCCCGGCTCCGGGCCCATCGCCGTCAGTCCGTCCAGCCCCGTCGCCATCTCCGGGCCGGTGACGGTGACGTCACGCCGCGCCAACAACACCAGCGTCACCATGATCAACACGAACAACGGCACGAGCGCGTCCAACCACCGCATCAGCGTGTTCGAGCCCTACCCCATGCGCGACACCGTGCAGCACTTCTGCGAGAAGCACCTGGACAAGATCAAGGCGTACATGGACAACGTGTCGCTGCGCCTGCCGCCGCCCGCCAAGTGCACCATCGAGGAGCGGCGCAGCAAGAAGCAGGCGCGGCTGCAGTTCGcgtgcgggcggcgcgggctgcACTGCCTGTACGCGCGCGCGCTGTTCTCCATGCGcacgcgggcgccgcgcgtgtgGATCCACCTCATGTTCCTGGCGCTGCAGGCGCGGCACGACGCCGCGCTGTCCTCGCGCGACCCCACCGTCGCCTCGCTCAAGCACTGCTGGGACATCCTCAAGTGCGAGAACAAGACCTTCCTCACGCTCGTCACCGGCGCCTTCCCCGGCATCAAG GAACAAGAGATGTTGTTGAACGAGTTACGGGCAGCAGGCTTCTTCGACGTGTTTGAAGTGGTGGCGCGACGGAATGACGGCGCCGCTCTGCCGCCTACACAG GCGACGTGGGGCTGCTTCCTGTGCACGCACCCGGAGCGCGCGGTGGGCTTCCTGGCGGCCGACGGCGCGCCCGTCATCGAGGGCCAGCTCAAGGAGAAGAAGGGCCGCTGGCGCCTCTTCCGGCGCTGGCGGACTCGCTACTTCACGCTCTCCGGGGCACATCTGTCCTGCAAGGGATCT AGTGGTGGCGAAAGCATCGACATAAATCAGATTCGTTCGGTAAAAGTATCCCGCGGTGCACGAAACATCCCGAAGGCATTCGAGATCTTCACGGGAGACCAAACACTTATCCTGAAGCCTAAGGACGGTAAGAACGCGGAGGAATGGGTGCAGTGCCTCAGTATTGCAGTTGCACATTCCCAAGCGAGAGATGCACCGGCCAAGGCTAACAGCTTGCCTGCGAGAGGACTCACGCTCAAGAGCTTCTAA
- the LOC124631293 gene encoding transmembrane emp24 domain-containing protein 5 — MAQRTWHMFTVITLIFTVLSLVGDVFSQSAAPWYENMPAVTMDYKVHIDAGKEDCYYQYVPAGATFYASYQVLKGGDGMCGFAVRHPNGQIVHPYEWRQSAEYADQTSSGGYYAVCIDNQFSRFAGKLVNLYLSVIRYDMWEKYAKEVEELDMNIKNFTTSIQFVERNINDILQYQYHSRARESRDYNLLQDNNVYVLRWSVIQILAIAATATLQVYFVRKLFEVKENSSKTRI; from the exons ATGGCACAACGGACGTGGCATATGTTTACCGTGATAACTCtaatatttacagttttatCACTTGTCGGAGATGTATTCTCGCAATCAGCGGCGCCCTGGTACGAAAATATGCCAGCGGTGACTATGGACTACAAAGTACACATCGACGCGGGCAAGGAAGATTGTTACTATCAATATGTTCCGGCGGGTGCTACATTTTACGCCAGTTATCAG GTGTTGAAAGGCGGTGATGGCATGTGCGGTTTCGCCGTGCGGCACCCTAACGGTCAGATAGTGCACCCGTACGAGTGGCGGCAGAGCGCCGAATACGCAGACCAGACGTCTTCTGGAGGATACTATGCAGTGTGCATTGACAACCAGTTCTCAAGATTTGCAGGGAAACTAGTCAATTTATATCTGTCAGTGATCAGATACGATATGTGGGAGAAGTATGCCAAGGAAGTGGAGGAACTTGACATGAATATAAAGAACTTTACT ACATCCATCCAGTTTGTGGAGAGGAATATCAATGATATTCTGCAGTACCAGTACCACTCCCGAGCTCGGGAATCCCGAGACTACAACTTGTTGCAAGACAATAATGTTTATGTTCTCAG GTGGTCTGTGATCCAAATCCTGGCCATAGCAGCCACAGCAACATTACAAGTGTACTTCGTGAGAAAGCTGTTCGAAGTGAAGGAGAACTCttcaaaaacaagaatttga
- the LOC124631289 gene encoding uncharacterized protein LOC124631289 yields MRSEELVANEVLAFLQYQLDVMDEVSVTQICTSNFTEAEIRSAKTLLYETLLMADRMPSRRRDEKGERSLQDMIKVLKETDPDDVPTFVAKDLRKLPPVTFDHVDVTRLLKDITSMRSSLVELQLKLEASQSTISDLRSEVTELRNTVSRSLAPANSDNTRHGQANASPSAASAIVHSSPVAVTASDAKLCPAPSASPVVGTPMNVSTSKPRRVYSAAVKQIPVQRQPKAIVGTQSYPEVTQGTVHPEPTKGKADADGFIRVERKKKKPSSRNQCGTALTGPNMLLRPAIPTTQLYVSRLHHSTKVEEIVEYIRVKTNWTLRVEKLESSHNTNFKSFVVRVPTQHLDLFQEQFWPKGVVFRRFRGRLRDTTKCNTRPLTRVNT; encoded by the coding sequence ATGCGTTCGGAAGAACTTGTGGCGAACGAGGTCCTGGCGTTCCTGCAGTACCAGCTGGACGTCATGGATGAGGTCAGTGTGACCCAGATCTGCACCTCAAACTTCACTGAGGCGGAGATACGCAGCGCCAAGACGCTGCTGTACGAGACGCTGCTTATGGCAGATCGAATGCCGTCCCGCAGGAGGGACGAAAAGGGAGAGAGGAGTCTCCAAGACATGATTAAAGTGCTGAAGGAGACCGACCCAGACGACGTACCAACTTTCGTGGCAAAGGATTTGCGCAAGCTGCCCCCGGTCACGTTTGACcacgtcgacgtcaccaggctCCTAAAGGACATCACTAGCATGAGGTCTAGCCTGGTCGAGCTGCAGTTGAAGCTGGAAGCATCGCAATCTACCATTAGTGATCTACGCAGTGAAGTAACAGAATTACGAAACACTGTAAGTAGGTCACTCGCGCCTGCCAACAGCGACAACACACGCCACGGACAGGCCAACGCATCGCCGAGCGCCGCGTCAGCAATAGTGCACTCGTCGCCGGTCGCCGTCACTGCAAGCGATGCTAAACTGTGCCCCGCCCCCTCCGCGTCTCCTGTCGTCGGGACGCCGATGAATGTAAGTACGTCGAAGCCTAGACGTGTTTACTCGGCTGCCGTAAAGCAAATTCCCGTTCAACGGCAACCTAAGGCTATTGTGGGAACTCAGAGTTACCCTGAAGTAACCCAAGGAACGGTTCATCCTGAACCAACCAAAGGGAAGGCTGATGCAGATGGTTTCATAAGGGtggagaggaagaagaagaagccatCAAGTCGGAATCAATGCGGAACTGCATTGACGGGTCCAAACATGCTGCTGCGCCCCGCTATTCCTACGACGCAGTTGTATGTTTCGCGATTACATCACTCCACGaaggtcgaggagatcgtggagtatattCGAGTGAAGACCAACTGGACTTTGAGAGTCGAGAAGTTAGAGTCGAGTCATAACACGAACTTTAAATCgtttgtggtacgtgtgccgactcagcatctcGACTTGTTTCAAGAACAGTTctggccgaagggtgtcgtgTTCCGGCGATTCCGCGGGAGGTTACGCGACACCACGAAGTGTAACACGAGACCGCTTACTCGTGTCAATACGTAG
- the LOC124631292 gene encoding tRNA pseudouridine synthase-like 1, which translates to MKARYLTFFSYIGTRFRSSEKIWLKEGRNYPDLESIQGLMEFALLRLKSMNYPSLTLSSRTDGGVHALNTSAHFDLERFGSSIYNTENITYTLNKFFYQHNYSIFVKKCIRVHDNFHARHQAIGRTYLYRLAVKKDEVVLPENITIASYIPIEEWRRCHFMRLPGFDIEKFIEGSKYFVGYHDFTSFKRFDKLKQHKHNRREIQYIKVRPGKPNLTSYERGEESIFNYWDIEIRGRGFVHNQIRRMVGTLNAVAAGKLPVEEIKVMLQIPSKHSWHNSIQAGPADGLYLCDVHYNPEDLVYDPEKTLEEKDESDSDAECD; encoded by the exons ATGAAAGCCAGATATTTAACATTCTTCTCTTATATAGGAACGCGGTTTAG GTCTTCCGAAAAGATATGGTTGAAAGAGGGCCGCAATTACCCAGACCTTGAAAGTATCCAAGGTTTGATGGAATTTGCGCTTCTCAGGCTTAAGTCAATGAACTATCCCAGTCTTACGCTATCGAGCCG TACAGATGGTGGAGTCCATGCCTTGAACACAAGTGCACATTTTGACTTGGAGAGGTTCGGCTCTTCCATATACAACACAGAAAACATCACTTACACTCTGAACAAATTCTTCTACCAACACAATTACAGCATTTTTGTTAAGAAATGTATTAGAGTGCATGATAACTTCCATGCAAGACACCAGGCTATCGGTAGAACCTACTTGTACAG ATTAGCAGTGAAAAAGGATGAAGTAGTTCTTCCTGAGAATATTACAATAGCCTCATACATACCCATAGAAGAGTGGAGACGGTGTCATTTTATGAG ATTACCAGGTTTTGATATAGAAAAATTCATAGAAGGCTCCAAATATTTTGTTGGTTACCATGACTTCACGTCATTCAAGAGGTTTGACAAGTTAAAACAACACAAGCACAACAGGAGAGAGATTCAGTACATTAAAGTGAGGCCGGGCAAGCCTAATCTTACCAGCTACGAGAGGGGAGAAGAAAGCATATTCAATTATTGGGATATTGAGATCAGAGGCAGAGGATTTGTACACAATCAg ATCCGTCGCATGGTAGGGACACTCAATGCTGTCGCCGCTGGCAAGCTCCCAGTTGAAGAAATAAAGGTTATGCTACAAATTCCTTCCAAGCACTCTTGGCACAACTCTATCCAAGCAGGACCTGCAGACGGCCTGTACCTGTGCGACGTACATTATAACCCTGAGGATCTAGTCTATGACCCTGAGAAAACTCTGGAAGAAAAGGACGAAAGTGATAGTGATGCTGAATGTGATTAA
- the LOC124631287 gene encoding protein melted isoform X1: MHELLKHVLTERDLTRAGDIFAIPDADIVDDLNEVLKQITEISSRADYCRNDRDQALIEICVARVTSCVKETSTLDKYCGALVALLESCLHHNLMPLGHLRDDDPPHAKIASDIIACIVLVSFPLQSDKENYANKSVMELFLPVAVQFLHKGNREISRHMARYLSLAAVHHAVLLKPHVQTIMDSIMSGNYPLCRILTNLYEVSPEPLEGHAPALVSLLPHAEPVEKSSLFALFEQMAARKPEALKTCVPQLLSYLCPNTASQNDPGCMCVDILQVIACLSRSRVSLVLEHSAAVRRAARPPHAAPAAVTRAANILTQLGYTSRERAQEALNFVVSVLSVGERGQQAALLRDATSLCSAFPALFTDNLLTAVRANTGNRPKSGSSQSEVNRTSTGITIVRLGGTQTPANTTSAAATSTTSGNTTSANSAANAAGAGPGAAPGGYARRAKLGDSRSTGRLHPGPAPHRSMTRLNVAGGSVGGLHKSMTRLSSSQQINTPPNGTTNTVSNSKPSSSSSGVVGRSSGAITVTSISPPRVLRPTPRSHHHHNILIGAPTTTNNQTIISGPPLATQSISVNPLTSGKSSDGLTPITSSVSIQHSNTALGTVSVVTSSAQPGSGPIAVSPSSPVAISGPVTVTSRRANNTSVTMINTNNGTSASNHRISVFEPYPMRDTVQHFCEKHLDKIKAYMDNVSLRLPPPAKCTIEERRSKKQARLQFACGRRGLHCLYARALFSMRTRAPRVWIHLMFLALQARHDAALSSRDPTVASLKHCWDILKCENKTFLTLVTGAFPGIKEQEMLLNELRAAGFFDVFEVVARRNDGAALPPTQATWGCFLCTHPERAVGFLAADGAPVIEGQLKEKKGRWRLFRRWRTRYFTLSGAHLSCKGSSGGESIDINQIRSVKVSRGARNIPKAFEIFTGDQTLILKPKDGKNAEEWVQCLSIAVAHSQARDAPAKANSLPARGLTLKSF, translated from the exons ATGCACGAGCTACTGAAGCATGTGCTGACGGAGCGGGACCTCACCCGCGCCGGCGACATCTTCGCGATCCCAGACGCTGACATCGTCGACGACCTCAACGAAGTG TTAAAACAAATAACGGAGATTTCTTCACGGGCGGACTACTGTCGGAACGACCGAGACCAGGCTCTGATAGAGATATGTGTTGCGAGAGTCACATCATGTGTGAAGGAGACAAGCACCCTGGACAAGTACTGTGGAGCCCTCGTGGCGCTGTTGGAGTCCTGCCTGCACCACAACCTGATGCCGCTTGGACACCTCCGGGATGATGATCCACCTCATGCTAAGATTGCTTCGGATATTATAGCATGCATTGTTTTG GTATCATTCCCCCTGCAGTCTGACAAAGAGAACTACGCGAACAAGAGCGTGATGGAACTCTTCCTGCCGGTAGCCGTGCAGTTCCTACACAAGGGCAACCGCGAGATCTCCCGGCACATGGCGCGCTACCTGTCACTCGCGGCGGTGCACCATGCCGTGCTGCTGAAGCCGCATGTGCAGACCATCATGGACTCCATCATGTCTG GTAACTATCCCCTCTGCCGAATCTTAACGAACTTATACGAAGTGTCCCCGGAGCCTCTCGAAGGCCACGCCCCCGCGCTGGTGTCGCTCCTCCCCCACGCGGAGCCCGTGGAGAAGAGCTCGTTGTTCGCTCTGTTCGAGCAAATGGCGGCTAGGAAGCCCGAAGCGCTGAAGACTTGTGTGCCTCAGTTGTTGTCGTACCTGTGTCCTAATACAGCCAGCCAGAATGACCCGGGGTGTATGTGTGTCGATATATTGCAG GTGATAGCCTGCCTGAGCCGCAGCCGCGTGTCGCTGGTGCTGGAGCACTCCGCCGCCGTGCGTCGCGCCGCCCGGCCGCCGCACGCCGCGCCGGCAGCCGTCACGCGAGCCGCTAACATACTGACGCAGCTCGGATATACCAGTCGG GAGCGTGCACAAGAGGCGCTAAACTTCGTGGTGTCAGTGCTGTCGGTGGGCGAGCGCGGACAGCAGGCGGCGCTGCTGCGCGACGCCACGTCGCTGTGCTCCGCCTTCCCCGCGCTCTTCACCGACAACCTGCTCACCGCCGTGCGGGCCAACACCGG GAACCGTCCAAAATCCGGGTCAAGTCAGAGCGAAGTGAATCGAACGTCTACGGGAATTACCATCGTACGGCTTGGCGGCACTCAGACACCAGCGAACACGACCAGTGCTGCTGCTACCAGTACCACGAGTGGCAATACCACCAGTGCTAATAGTGCGGCCAATGCTGCGGGGGCGGGGCCGGGGGCGGCGCCGGGCGGGTACGCGCGACGAGCTAAGCTGGGTGATTCGCGCAGCACGGGCCGCCTGCATCCCGGCCCCGCCCCGCACCGCAGCATGACACGACTCAACGTCGCAG GTGGATCAGTTGGCGGTCTTCACAAAAGTATGACGCGGTTGTCATCGTCCCAGCAAATTAATACGCCACCGAATGGGACTACTAATACAG TATCGAACAGCAAGCCGTCGTCGTCGTCTAGCGGCGTGGTGGGCAGGTCGAGTGGAGCTATCACAGTGACGAGCATCTCTCCCCCGCGGGTGCTGCGTCCCACGCCGCGCTCGCATCATCACCACAATATACTGATCGGAGCACCCACTACCACG AACAACCAAACAATAATATCAGGGCCGCCTCTAGCAACGCAATCAATATCAGTGAACCCGCTCACATCAGGCAAGTCATCAGACGGCCTCACGCCCATCACATCATCCGTGTCGATTCAGCACTCAAACACCGCACTGGGCACGGTGTCAGTAGTGACGTCATCCGCGCAGCCCGGCTCCGGGCCCATCGCCGTCAGTCCGTCCAGCCCCGTCGCCATCTCCGGGCCGGTGACGGTGACGTCACGCCGCGCCAACAACACCAGCGTCACCATGATCAACACGAACAACGGCACGAGCGCGTCCAACCACCGCATCAGCGTGTTCGAGCCCTACCCCATGCGCGACACCGTGCAGCACTTCTGCGAGAAGCACCTGGACAAGATCAAGGCGTACATGGACAACGTGTCGCTGCGCCTGCCGCCGCCCGCCAAGTGCACCATCGAGGAGCGGCGCAGCAAGAAGCAGGCGCGGCTGCAGTTCGcgtgcgggcggcgcgggctgcACTGCCTGTACGCGCGCGCGCTGTTCTCCATGCGcacgcgggcgccgcgcgtgtgGATCCACCTCATGTTCCTGGCGCTGCAGGCGCGGCACGACGCCGCGCTGTCCTCGCGCGACCCCACCGTCGCCTCGCTCAAGCACTGCTGGGACATCCTCAAGTGCGAGAACAAGACCTTCCTCACGCTCGTCACCGGCGCCTTCCCCGGCATCAAG GAACAAGAGATGTTGTTGAACGAGTTACGGGCAGCAGGCTTCTTCGACGTGTTTGAAGTGGTGGCGCGACGGAATGACGGCGCCGCTCTGCCGCCTACACAG GCGACGTGGGGCTGCTTCCTGTGCACGCACCCGGAGCGCGCGGTGGGCTTCCTGGCGGCCGACGGCGCGCCCGTCATCGAGGGCCAGCTCAAGGAGAAGAAGGGCCGCTGGCGCCTCTTCCGGCGCTGGCGGACTCGCTACTTCACGCTCTCCGGGGCACATCTGTCCTGCAAGGGATCT AGTGGTGGCGAAAGCATCGACATAAATCAGATTCGTTCGGTAAAAGTATCCCGCGGTGCACGAAACATCCCGAAGGCATTCGAGATCTTCACGGGAGACCAAACACTTATCCTGAAGCCTAAGGACGGTAAGAACGCGGAGGAATGGGTGCAGTGCCTCAGTATTGCAGTTGCACATTCCCAAGCGAGAGATGCACCGGCCAAGGCTAACAGCTTGCCTGCGAGAGGACTCACGCTCAAGAGCTTCTAA